The sequence below is a genomic window from Lolium perenne isolate Kyuss_39 chromosome 7, Kyuss_2.0, whole genome shotgun sequence.
GCCTCCCGCGCCGCGCCGAGCTCCTCCACCTGCGCCGTGTAAAAGTCGAGGTCCAGCCCGGCCACGCTTGTCCCGTTGCTCGCGAACGGCCGCGTCCGCCGGCAGTCGCCGCCCTTGTCCCACTCCCCGCCCTCGAAGTGCGACGTCGGCGACACCGTCCGCACGATGGCCGTCCCGTTGAACCCCGGCAGGCTCGTGACCGCACGCAACGCCGTGCGGAACGCGACGCGCAGCGAGTGCCGCAGCGTGAGGTCCGGCACGCCCGGGACGAGGCAGTAGTGGCAGGCGACGACGCGGCCGGACTCGTAGAACAGGGAAGGCCTCGTGAACCAGTTGGCCGCCGAGATGACCACGTAGTCGGAGCCGGACACGAACGGCAGCCACGCCTCGTCCGGCTCGTCCAGGTACAGGTTCCACAGCCGGCCGCTGCCGTGGTCGGCGTCGGACAGGTTCGCCTTCACGAGGAACGGCGACCAGAAGACGGAGACGGTGAAGTTGTGCGACGCGTAGTGCAGCGTCCTGAATTCTTGGTTTTGGGTCGTGGAGATGTCCTTGGGGTACTCCACCTGCGAAGAAATCATGAAAATCAAATCTGACTCTTTAATCGATTCAAATTCCAAATGAATTTAAGCTATAGTAATTAAACTGGTGCATGATTACCTTGGTCAGGAGGCAGATGAGGGACTGCATGTGGTTCCTGGCCAGCGAGTCCCCGACGAACGCCATGGACCGGTCTCTCATAACATCCAGGAACCCCGCGGCGTCGAACCGGGGAAGCTCGCACCCCGCCGGCCGCCAGCGCCACCTGAGGAACCCGAGGTCCGGGCGGCCGTACTTCATGCAGTTCTGGTGCTCCTGGATCACCGGGCAGCTGAGGTTCGTGTAGTACGGCAGCGCACCGCCGTCGTCCGGCACCCACTCGCCCCGGAAAATGTCGCATGAATGCGGCACCCGGGCGACGGCGGGAGCGGTGTTCGCGGCTGGAGGAAGTCGAGAACCGGAAGGGATCGAGACGAAGCCGGCGGGGCCGTAGGCGTCGAAGAAAGAACGGCGGTAGGGCGTGGTGACGATGAAGAGGACGATGACGACCGCCGGGAGCGACACCGCCGTCGGGTTGACCAGCTGGAGCTTCTGCATTGGCCGAGCCAGGCAATGCAGATTTTGCAGCTGCTAGCTACGATACCACGAAGCTTCACTTGGAGATCGAAGCAGCAGCTAACAGTGGTGTTTGCGTTTACAGACAGAGGTGCGAGCTGCTGCTGCATGTTGGTCTCAGATTAATCCGAGGACAGCGACGGCATCACGTGGTGACAATGGTGAATTGTCCGTGGCTGGCGCATGTGATGGTACCTTGGTTTTTGGTTTAAGGAAAGAGCCGGCCGGCTAGCCCTCTGGATGCCTCTTTATCTTGAACCACGTACTGCTCCTGTTAGCCGGCCTCTCTCCATGCATCACGTGACGCTTTGTCCAGTGGAatggatgatgccactgctgctcTTGTTTTCTTAATCCACCAGGGCTACCAATAAGTTACTGCTCTGTTTTGTCGAGTGGAATGGATTTGCTTAGTATACACCATTAGACTTGCATtgtgatcctagcattcattcgcGGGAAGAGTCTCATAATATCTTCCTATCTAATAATATATAGCTAAGGGAGGAATAATTCCCCGTTGATCAACGATTAGAATTGCATTGTGATTCGTGTTCTTGATTGCAAGTTGATTTGCAACTAAAAAAATCAGCTGCAACTTACAAGTAGGGTTGCAACTAAAAAGTTTCAATCGTAAATGATGTTGGAACTACGAAAAATGCCTCGGAACCATTAGATTTGCATCGCGGTCCGTGTTAATGTCGAGTTGCAACATGGATTGCGACTCGATGACATTATTCTACTGAAAAATAGTCACACGAAAACTAGTCACACCCTTAGTTTTCAGTCCATTTGGATTAAATCATGGTTTACCTAGACATGAGTTGCAacataaagttttcttttcttttaactTTAGTGTATGAAATGCTGCATACAGCCTGCTTATGTGTTATTGCATGTTAGGTTTACGCATTATTATAACTCTTAAGTCATAAGAGGTCCATGTACCTTTTGGGAGGATGTGAAGGACCGTAGCTTGCACGTACACGACAATCATGAAGAAAAATGTATCATGGTGCCCCTGACCTGCGTGTTCTACAACACCTTGGCATCAATGTCATGTAAAGGGTAGCACACTCACCGTCGTGTTCGCCTAGGCATAATGATCCCAAGCACTTCCAAGCGCATGCGAGGGTGGCAGCTTCGGTCGTCTCCTGGAGCTCCCTCAGTGCGAGCCTAGCGCCAAATCCAGGGGATATATCCGCTGAGCGCTGGCCATCGGCTAGTGCTAAGTCTTCAACGATCAGGAACCTGATCTGCGTCCTTTTCGGATTCGCGGGTAGCCTGCCGCAGATGTACACGTCCTGCGATGCAGCGGCTTTTAGTGCATCTCTAGCCGTATTCTCCAAAGTGTTCCATAAAGCgttccggattgagcgtttgggggcatATATTCTTTGTGCCGCGTTTAGAGGGTGTCGCTGCCTAGCCGTGTTCCCTAAATGCACGCCCCCAAACTTGTTCGTGTGtcaattgttgaaatattgggcccacttttagtggtccatactagatttcagatttctctataaatctcaaagcccacatagtgacaGCCTTATGAGTTTGAGCTCAAGTTGGTGGTAGCTCaacagggagtggcaagaggtgggaagtttagtcccacatgaaaagttgggaggaagttagaccaccttataaggtgggttgttccaccactagtaagtgcgtAAGAATATGAGTggttcacgcgcgctcctcctcctcctcctcgctcgtctcaaCTCGACACGacacgcgccgcgctcgtggtgagtggattgagcctcgagccgagacttttctttctttttgcagttcaggaaaacgaatagagtcctagacggacgtgtcgcagttagtcggttcgggtctatctgtaaccgactcgaaacatgCGCGCTACATGGGCGTGCCCCACGTTGCCTAGGAtttcctgagcctatataatctcctgcccggctaccgcagaatcacatctaatacacgagttagggtttccacctctctctgcttgcgccgccatcgtagcccactccatcccgcgcgccgacgtgcatcggcgaacgggagagctggtctctggaaccgctcgtccttgcgatcctgtacgggagagggcgaattaggtttttgggaagcgctctgcgcgactgctcaagctcttcatcacgggtcgccttccgtccaagtcgggcggtgctgcataccgtcgtcttcaacatcgtctacttcgacccgtcgttcccgtcgtcaacaacattgtcatcaacaacgttactgctgcaacatcatctgctacacctccaacgccacctccaccagatcggtacgtgcgacatatttcGATCTGTTTAgtgatggatgctttaccgtttgtgctgctgctactcatgttgattaatgcatctagtatgttcgagtttcacatgttagtagttgttgTCATCAtgctttatattctggaattaatcatggaaattgtgcctaattatccaacatcaATGACGCGTTGGGCCCACAGCTTCCCGCCTCGCTTCTCGCTCTGTCCGGCGtctccggagcgtcccctgtggagtGGGGACGTGCTCGGGACGCCGGACAGCGTATAGGGCCACGCCGGACGGAAAGAGCCTTCGAGACGCCCGCGACTAGGGACGAAAAAATATACTGCGCGCCCCAAAAACCTTTGGAAAACGCtttgggggatgcggctggagatgctcttagcactTGGCTATGCCTCCGCCTCTCCATATTTTCTACGTTGATTGTGCCCCATCCCTCAGAAAATTTCGGAGGTACGGATCTTGTTCTGCCATACATCCGTCGGATTATCTCGAAAAGACAACATAGAGCATTTATCCGTCCCATCGTGACCTTATGTATACTCCTTGTGTCAATAAATAAGTGTATATTTAGTTTTAACATTTGTCCACGAAAGAGTTCACTTCGATCTCTCTCGTTCCAATGAACATTAAAGTAGAAAAAATAATTCTCTCTCAGCACACGATGATACAAGAGGGAAGAGAGCGGGATAGGTAGGTAGGAAGCTGGGATAGGTAGGTAGGAAGTCGAAGGTCTCGGTTAGTTCATCCTCTATCCGAGAACCCCAGCAAGGGTTCTCCTCCCCATGCAATTATCCAGTTACCCCCAACATGAACGCAACACAGATCTGGTGTGCAAGATGTAGAGTTGTTAGCCTCTAGGCATCCTTAACCTGGGTACAaaatttgtggtgttcttgcgtgTTTTTTGTGTTCATCGAGTTCGTGGGAAAGAAACCTCGGAGGCGCTCGATATCCCCATGCCAAACAAATAAAGAGGGTATGCAATATCCCGGTGTCTGTGTTCCCGCACACGACACAACATAGCGTTCAACCACATAAAGTTCATTGTAAGAATCTTTGAGCGAAATGGTGAGCGCAAAGGAGGTTTCAGGTGAGAAGAGAGTCTAGTTTAGGGAGCAAACGAAAGATGGACTCTTGAAGAACAGTGAGGAGATACAAGGCACCTAGGAAGAAACTTCAGGACAGCCCTTAGTATTTGGCCCAGTTACGTAAAAAAATTAGCCCAAAGTCCGTTGGAGATACCCTTAGCTCCGTTCCAATGGCCAGCCCAACTTTTCTAAGGTCTAATTACGTGCCATATCtccccctcaaaaaaaaaaaagttgccaTATCTGTGTAATTTGTATGCTGCACATTTATTTGAACGGAGCTGTCAAATCAAATTTGGCTGGCCAAATAATAGCAGAGCTCAATATTACGCATTTCAAATTTTCTTTGTCAGATGCATCTGATTGAGAAGCTGAGACTTCAGAAGCTGCTCGACATTACTGGTCCATAATTCAGTAGTAACTTCCCAATATCTTTACCGCACACACAATTTCTTTCTGTAAAGAAAGTAATCATCTGTCTGGGAGAAAACAACCTCAAATGAATCTAGTATGATAAACCATCCGTGATGATAGCTGCCGGGAAGATTCCCACGAACCACTGACtcccacacatatatatatacacacacaaaCACACTAAGAAGCTTATAAAAGGCACAAGAACCACCATACAGGCCTCAAGAGCTAGTAGAAGCTTTCAGCTGGCACATCATGGATTTGCTTGTTTACCTTCCTCTTCTTGCttgctctctcctcctcttccctGTCATGCTGACTGTCGGCCGGGAGATAGCTGCCGACGCCTGTGCCTCCGAAATTAGTGGTATTCACTTGGTACTCAGTATTACTAGCAATCAAATTTCCTCTGTTCTCCAAGTTTGGCTTGGTGAAGTTTCCTCTGTTATGTGCAATTTAGTAGTACTTCTGATCATTCGCTTGCTACAGTTTTCATCTTGACATACCTTGTTGCTGCGTAGTACAATTTTATATAGTTTGAGCTTCCAAAAAACCGTCAACGGTAAgcagagcaatggtttgttcaatCACCTGTTCTTAGATATAATTAGATTATCCAGCTTCTACATGCAGAGAACAAAATTGACTCAGTTGGTACGGGCTTAGTATTAGTTTGGACCTCAAATATCAACATCAACCAAAATAATCCGATAAGTTGATAGTAAACTATGCGTCGCTTTACTTAGTTCCACAGCTAGCAGAACAAGCGCAAAGAACTAAGACAACCATTATCGGTATGTGGCCAGATACAAGCAGTGATTGATATAACTGTAACGAATAGACATTTTCCGTGAAGCAATCCAACTCTCCCCCACCCGCAGCTGTGAAGAAATCAATTATAAGTTTGACGGGTTTCCTCTCGCGTTGGATTTTCTTTAATTTCGAAATGGAGGAAATATCGCTTCAGCTTCTGCATTCAAAGGATGCACAtggtttttttattagattattcacgaaacCTTACAAGAAAAAATAcgaaagatcaaactcgaagcaatCTTACTATACCTACAGATCAAATtcgaagcaaccttactatacctacagtgggatgaagagggtaACAATACATCAACTCAAATCATCCAAAACTAAATGCCTTCTCAGACCGCCTAATAGCATtcgaagcaaccttactatacctacagtgggatgaagagggtaACAATACATCAACTCAAATCATCCAAAACTAAATGCCTTCTCAGACCGCCTAATAGCAGGTGAAAAACACATACAGTCAAACAGACTCTTAGCGCACGCCCACGCACACATCACATGGGGTTGCTCCCACGTCTTCCTCGActtcatcttcaagagagattaaggcattaaccttgcaagacccaCCATGACGCCAAACGGCTCCACCCTCCGCCATATCGTGCCTTAGCCTTTGTTCTCTTTGATCAACTCACGGTCTCGCGTTGGACTTTCTGTGCGATAGAATCCAGCCAAATGTTGTACTAGTATAATCCAACCCAACTGGTAAACTGTCGATACCTGATAAATAATCAGAATTCCACTAGGCCCAGTTTGCTCGTATATATTTGATAAAGCATCACGGGGCCCTGAAAAACTTATCAGCCACATGATGTTAGGCAGGATTCTCCTCCTTGCTAATCTGATGACAAGCCCCAATCATCATGTTCTAGATTCCACACACACCCCAAGGGATCGTGACTCTGTGCCAACTTATCCAAACACCAGCTGAAATAATCCGACGTCTCAGTCTTACGTACAGCCCGCTGATACCAAAAGAGTCAGGCCGGCTGCATGCACCACAACCAAGCAGAGTAGCAGATGGTGGCTTCGACACTGAATAATAATGCTTCTTCTCTTCTGCTGCTGCGTCCCTGTCACGTGGAACCAATCGACCGATGTCGCACCAGTCCCGCAATTCTGGGCACAATTATCAATGGCCGGCTCACGGCAACGAGCTGCTAGTCAAGTGGTTAGTACATCGCTGGGACACTACTTCCTTCTGAAAAGCAAATTATTGTAGAGTTGTCAAGGTGGAGGGGCCAATCACAGGATTTCTTGTGAACATTACAAGAGCGGAGTTGGGCAAATAGTCCACTGAAATATATGCTAGCATCTACAACATCAATCAAGTATATAAAGTACGAAAAATATGACGAAACAGGTGTGCTAACATGTACAAGAGTAGAGTTGGAAATTTTGAAAGACGTCTACAGTTTACCTCCTAATATCAGCGAAAGTGTTCGATTCTGCAGAAAGTGATGTTAGTAACCATACCTTGATTAATTCCGTGCAGGTTTCCAGCATCTGAACAGCACAGGGCTGCACCTGACGCTGCACCACCCGCAGAGCCCATGCTCGCCGGCACCACTGTCCAAGGACCTCCCTTTCTCCGCGGTCATCGCCCACGACGCTGCGCGCATCACCCGCCTCACCACCAACAACCCCTCCCGCCGCCCAACATCCCTCCACCGTGGCAACAAGCCCGTCAGCAACCAAGTCGATGACTCGCTCGCGGTCACCGTGCCGCTCACACCTGGCGCATCGGTCGGGGTGGGCAACTATGTGACCCGGCTGGGCCTTGGCACACCGACTACTTCCTACGCCATGGTCGTCGACACAGGGTCATCCCTCACGTGGCTCCAGTGCTCCCCCTGCATCGTGTCATGCCACCGGCAGACCGGCCAGCTCTACGATCCGCAGGCATCGAGCACCTACGCCTCCGTGCCATGCTCGTCAGCGCAGTGCAGCGAGCTCCAGGCCGCCACGTTTAACCCCTCCGCTTGCTCCAAATCTAACAtctgcatctaccaggccagctacgGTGACGGTTCCTTCTCCATCGGCTACCTTAGCAAGGACACCGTCTCCCTTGGCGGCAGCAGCTTCCCCGGTTTCGTCTATGGCTGCGGCCAGGACAACGAAGGCCTCTTCGGCCAGTCCGCCGGGCTCATCGGCCTCGCCCGGAACAAGCTCTCTCTGCTTTACCAGCTCGCGCCAAGCATCGGCTCCTCGTTCTCCTACTGCCTCCCTACGTCGGCATCAGCTGGGTACCTGTCCATCGGGTCGTACAACCCAGGGCAGTATTTGTACACACCCATGGTGTCCAGCTCGCTTGACACCTCACTCTACTTCATCAACATCGCTGGGATGTCCGTTGGCGGCAACCCACTCGCTGTTTCTTCCTCGGAGTACAGCAGCCTGCCAACGATCATCGACTCTGGCACAGTGATCTCGCGGCTGCCTACGGCTGTATACACAGCACTGAGCAAAGCACTGGTCGCAGCCATGGGAGGAACGCCGCATGCCCCGGCCTACTCGATCCTGGATACGTGCTTCAAGGGCCAGGTCTCGAAGCTGCACTTGCCTGCGTTGGATTTGGCCTTCGCTGGCGGAGCAACACTGAAGCTAAAGCCGGGGAACGTGCTCATCGATGTCGACGATTCAACAACGTGCTTGGCGTTCGCGGCCACCGACGACACAGCGATCATCGGGAACACGCAGCAGCAGACGTTCAGTGTCATCTACGACGTCGCACAGTCCAGGATTGGCTTCGCAGCCGGCggctgcagctgaagaattggcgTGAAATCAGAGCTTCTTGCAAATACAACAGTTACAACTACACAAAAGAAGATAAATACATAAGCTTTGGTGTGAAAGAAGAATGTTGCTCTAGCCTAAATGTTCATGCAAGTCACAAATGGAGGATAAATATGATGGTCATAAAGCAAGGGTGCATATCAAATGATATGCCAACCATAGGTAAACTGGACTGTTTGGTTTTCTTCTGTTCAGTACAACTGTACAAGTGCTTCAATTATTGTAAATGACTGAATATGCAAAAGTAGTGAAATGTGCCTGAAGATTTGTGTTTTACTTATGATTTGGTTAACTATGGTCTCGATTCATTCTGCATCTTTCCGCAATCATACGTTTTTCAAGAAAATGAGTAATCCGTAATACATAACAGAGGGAAACTAGGGTGTACAGGAAGGCAATACCTGATTTCAATTGGTTTGGATGCTGAAGACTCTGAAAATTGGTACATGATAGTTTCCGGTAGGCAAGACATGCCTGTAGGCATCAAAACTAGTACATTGGTTTCCGGTTGGCTTTTTCCTTAATACACAGTGCCATTCTCTTCTTCTGACAGAATTAACAGTGCTTGTACCATTTCACAGATAGTTTACACTGGTGGCACAAGGGATTCATGATCCGTTAATCTCTCACATGAAGAGCaataaaaaattaagaaaaatattgTGATCCAAGCAACTCATCCATTTGTGTGATCAAGAAATGCATTACATTTGACATAAGCAGTATGTCTTAATCATGGTTTGTGAATCAGCTCTTCAATGGACATATGTATAAGCAAGGTACATTTATTATCTCAGACTGTGTGTGGCAAATGCTTTTGAAAGCAAGCTACACATATTATCTCCGTTGGAACAGTACCatgtctccaagtcttctctgtaAGGGTACAGCCAATGTCAGGCTCTAGACTATGCACCTTCATAAAAAAGAGCAGCTTAAAATTATAACTGAGCTTATGCATGCAAGTTATTTATGGATTATACCAACAAAGAGTATATATCTTGTTATTATTTGGTAATGGCACAAAAACACACAAGGGAAAATTCAGAGGCCTCCCACGAAAATGACATGGTCTCAAAATTTAAAGGGTGTTCCTATCATGCGATTCTGGTGATGTAAAATGCTGCACGATGACCAATTCTACATGATTATGATGGATCTAAATGCTTTTAGCTGATGCAATCCATCTTTTGGACTAGAACCAACAATTAGCACTAGGAATCCTTTCGAGTCAGTTGGGAAGGCATCAACTTCAAGTAGACCTCTGGTAAAGTTCATACACCCCCAGCACAACTGAAAGGGACCATGGCAGTTGCATGTGGGGGTGTGGGGTAGTGGGCTAGTGGCAGTGGTGTTCATGATATCCTAATGGCTTTGGGGTTAGCTTTGTTTTGGAGTTGGCTCAGATATGAAAGGGTTCTTCAACACTGACAGGCGAATTATGGAAGGAGTACCCACCTAGAAACGACTACCTCTGTTCCAAAATATAAGACATTTTGGTAGGCTAATTTGGCCtaccaaaacatcttatatttagaAATGGAGGCAGTAATGTTTACATGAATAATTTATGACATCATTCAATTTCTTATCATTTGATTGCTTCCATGCCGTTAGATTAGCTGGTGAAAGCTGCAGGAAATCAAAACTCCAATAGAAACAAGCATGTTCCCTAACAAAACATGTTAGCCAGTCCGTGTATCAATTTCTGATGTTGCCAAGTAAACGCTAAACATATCAATTCCGATAGTTATGAGATTTATGACACAAGCCCGCAAATCTTTCAACAGATTTCCCATACCCAAACCAATGTAGTGTACACGGTTCATGTTCAGAGCAAACTTTGAAAGAGGCAACATTGCACAGACCCACCTGTACCACGAGTTGGATGAACCGCGTTTCTGGTAACTCATTATTAGTTTCCAGTTGAGTAGTGTCAAGTTAGGAAGTCAAACACAATTTCCCATCCATCTTGGGCACATAAGTTGGTAGTTCCTTAGGCTGGTTGCGACACTACTTATGTCATGAGATCAATCGAGCTGTGTTAACTTGTCATGTATTGCTCTTTGTTCACCAGAAGTATCTACGCTATTTAATTGTTGCTCACATTTACTTTGATGCTACATGAATATCATATATCCTGAATTCAAGGAAAAAAATGTTGTCACACTTTTAGTGACTTGACAACGTTATTTGCCAATCCGAGATCAGTGGTGTAATTGGCTCATTTCCAAAAGGTATGTGCTATTGGAAATGCCTACCATTTATTCCGAAATTAATTTTATGTTGGGAATGAAAGAAAGCTGTGACCTGTCCACAGTGATGCATTGTACCAACTACAGGCTGCAAGGCCATGGTAGCCAGTACGTTCTATTGTTGTTAGCGGTATTCCAATACGTTTTTCCTCTCAAACATGAGCTTTCAGTGTTACTTGTGCATTTTTATTTTATGTTTCAACTTCTTCATTTAGGGATTGTATCATTTGTTCCTGCAGGTAGCTAGTCGGCTGATAAGCAATTTAGCATGAGTTCAACAAGATTGTCGTCATGTAACTTTTGTAGGATTTTTGGACATCAGGGCCAGCACATTCAGGACTGCCGTAAGGAAAACAATAAGTAGTCCAAACTGTATCTGGTGAGTAAAAGGTATCAAATATATGTAAAAAAAATTATCTACCATATAATCATGGTTTGCGGTTTTGTGCAGTTGAAAGTATCTTGAGGACTAGAATATTACTTTATATTAGTAACTAATAATAATCTTACAATACTACATTTCGATCTAAAAGCATCCAAATTCCTATGTTACTATGATCTAATTCATGGAGAGCTAGGAAGCTTACATGTTTCCATTTGAGCAGATCCTTCTCCAAAAGACACCCAAGTTGATTTTCACTAGTGATGATCCAAGGAAGCTCATTTCTGATGAAAGctgcaaacacaactcatctcggCCGACACAAGCATCCAAAGCTCATGTTGCGTCAA
It includes:
- the LOC127317276 gene encoding protein trichome birefringence-like 21, whose product is MQKLQLVNPTAVSLPAVVIVLFIVTTPYRRSFFDAYGPAGFVSIPSGSRLPPAANTAPAVARVPHSCDIFRGEWVPDDGGALPYYTNLSCPVIQEHQNCMKYGRPDLGFLRWRWRPAGCELPRFDAAGFLDVMRDRSMAFVGDSLARNHMQSLICLLTKVEYPKDISTTQNQEFRTLHYASHNFTVSVFWSPFLVKANLSDADHGSGRLWNLYLDEPDEAWLPFVSGSDYVVISAANWFTRPSLFYESGRVVACHYCLVPGVPDLTLRHSLRVAFRTALRAVTSLPGFNGTAIVRTVSPTSHFEGGEWDKGGDCRRTRPFASNGTSVAGLDLDFYTAQVEELGAAREAATRTGSGARLMLMDTTAAMVLRPDGHPSRYGHWAHENVTLYNDCVHWCLPGPIDVWNEMLLQMLLA
- the LOC127317274 gene encoding aspartyl protease family protein At5g10770, which translates into the protein MDLLVYLPLLACSLLLFPVMLTVGREIAADACASEISGFQHLNSTGLHLTLHHPQSPCSPAPLSKDLPFSAVIAHDAARITRLTTNNPSRRPTSLHRGNKPVSNQVDDSLAVTVPLTPGASVGVGNYVTRLGLGTPTTSYAMVVDTGSSLTWLQCSPCIVSCHRQTGQLYDPQASSTYASVPCSSAQCSELQAATFNPSACSKSNICIYQASYGDGSFSIGYLSKDTVSLGGSSFPGFVYGCGQDNEGLFGQSAGLIGLARNKLSLLYQLAPSIGSSFSYCLPTSASAGYLSIGSYNPGQYLYTPMVSSSLDTSLYFINIAGMSVGGNPLAVSSSEYSSLPTIIDSGTVISRLPTAVYTALSKALVAAMGGTPHAPAYSILDTCFKGQVSKLHLPALDLAFAGGATLKLKPGNVLIDVDDSTTCLAFAATDDTAIIGNTQQQTFSVIYDVAQSRIGFAAGGCS